One part of the Salinivirga cyanobacteriivorans genome encodes these proteins:
- a CDS encoding response regulator transcription factor — protein MYKILIADDNHHFTKALSYLLKELYKEKIQFIRSVSNGEKAVEITKKENFDIIFMDADMPVMNGIEATRKIVDKNRFVIVVAVSFHQEMEYIQEMLEAGARTYIIKEDMDGKSIENCFKLIV, from the coding sequence GTGTATAAAATACTTATAGCAGACGACAATCACCATTTCACAAAAGCCCTATCATACTTATTAAAAGAGCTTTACAAAGAAAAAATACAATTTATCCGTTCGGTTAGCAATGGAGAAAAAGCTGTTGAAATCACCAAAAAGGAGAATTTTGACATCATTTTTATGGATGCCGACATGCCGGTTATGAACGGTATTGAAGCTACACGCAAAATAGTTGACAAAAACCGGTTTGTGATCGTAGTTGCTGTTTCATTTCACCAGGAGATGGAATATATTCAGGAAATGCTCGAAGCCGGAGCACGAACATACATAATCAAGGAAGATATGGATGGAAAATCCATTGAGAATTGTTTTAAACTCATCGTTTAA
- the kdsA gene encoding 3-deoxy-8-phosphooctulonate synthase produces the protein MLNTISNIQDLDSGQFFLLAGPCVVENESITLKTAETLKTLTHKFKIPFVFKSSYRKANRSRIDSFMGIGDQEALKILEKVKKEFELPIITDIHLPEEAAMAADVADILQIPAFLCRQTDILIAAAETNRVINIKKGQFLSPESMKFAVQKVVDSGNSRVMLTERGTMLGYSDLVVDMRSIPKMQALGFPVVVDVTHSLQQPNTISGVTGGEPAMISTIARAAIAAGTNGIFMETHPNPAEAKSDGANMLQLDQVEKMLKQLAAIKNVL, from the coding sequence ATGCTAAATACTATTTCCAACATTCAGGACCTTGACAGTGGTCAGTTTTTTTTATTGGCCGGACCCTGTGTAGTCGAAAATGAATCTATTACTCTAAAAACAGCGGAAACACTCAAAACGTTAACGCATAAATTCAAAATACCTTTTGTATTTAAATCGTCCTATCGCAAAGCAAACCGCTCTCGCATAGATAGTTTTATGGGTATTGGCGACCAGGAAGCCCTAAAAATACTTGAAAAAGTGAAAAAGGAATTTGAACTACCGATCATAACCGACATTCACTTGCCTGAGGAAGCAGCAATGGCTGCAGACGTGGCAGATATATTGCAAATACCGGCATTTTTGTGCCGGCAAACTGACATCTTGATAGCTGCCGCTGAAACCAACCGTGTGATAAACATTAAAAAAGGTCAGTTTTTATCGCCTGAATCCATGAAATTTGCAGTTCAAAAGGTTGTAGATTCTGGTAATTCAAGAGTTATGCTCACCGAACGGGGTACCATGTTAGGTTATAGTGACCTGGTTGTTGATATGCGCAGTATACCAAAAATGCAGGCGCTTGGTTTCCCTGTTGTGGTTGATGTAACACATTCCCTGCAACAACCCAATACTATTTCAGGTGTAACAGGAGGCGAACCTGCAATGATTTCCACCATTGCAAGGGCCGCTATAGCAGCAGGAACCAATGGGATTTTTATGGAAACACATCCGAACCCGGCAGAAGCCAAAAGTGATGGAGCGAATATGCTGCAACTCGACCAGGTTGAAAAAATGCTTAAACAATTGGCAGCCATTAAAAATGTTTTATAA
- a CDS encoding IS701 family transposase, with the protein MYLSEYEYFFKNKTKTNFDKASQYVEGLALSDLKNIERISETLNANYHQMQHFITESNWDARAVIDQTAKNVDQALPNRKLTGLLIDESGWVKKGKKSVGVDHQYCGNVGKTANSQVAVFGCLCNDKYASLVDTRLYLPKSWIDDQGRCEAAGIPREDRIFRTKPELATEIVKHQLEMGISFDYVGADGLYGNDIVFTRSVADLGLIYMLDIHSNQKIYLEEPELYLPERKSNRGRAPKKLKASTSAVNADTYIKTLSAKDWKKLNIRDSAKGKLKGLFHFKTVYIWDKASNAVEKRLLVVSKRKTNDCVETKYSFTNAELVQYTEQALAYMQAQRFFIEHSFKEQKQILGMDHFQTRKWKSWYHQVALNMIVGSFMLKEKILNHDQIPLLSARDIMDFLVYKFYREMTDERMLEKLEHRHKKRQRDIDYCYSKQ; encoded by the coding sequence GTGTATTTGTCTGAATATGAGTATTTTTTCAAAAATAAAACAAAGACAAACTTCGATAAAGCCTCTCAATATGTCGAAGGACTTGCATTAAGCGATTTGAAAAACATAGAACGCATAAGTGAAACATTGAATGCCAACTATCATCAGATGCAGCATTTCATAACAGAATCTAACTGGGATGCTCGGGCTGTCATCGATCAAACTGCAAAAAATGTAGACCAAGCATTGCCCAATCGGAAGTTAACAGGACTACTCATCGATGAAAGTGGTTGGGTTAAAAAGGGAAAGAAAAGCGTTGGTGTTGATCATCAGTATTGTGGGAATGTAGGAAAAACAGCAAACTCACAGGTAGCCGTTTTTGGCTGCCTTTGTAATGACAAATACGCCTCGTTGGTCGATACCAGGCTTTATTTACCAAAATCATGGATCGATGATCAGGGTAGATGTGAAGCTGCAGGTATACCCCGTGAAGATAGGATTTTCCGCACAAAACCAGAGTTGGCAACAGAAATAGTAAAGCATCAACTTGAAATGGGTATATCATTTGATTACGTTGGAGCGGATGGCCTATATGGAAATGACATTGTATTTACCCGTTCTGTGGCTGATTTGGGCTTAATTTATATGCTTGATATTCATAGTAATCAAAAGATATATTTAGAAGAGCCAGAACTTTATTTGCCCGAACGCAAGAGTAATCGGGGGCGCGCCCCAAAAAAGCTAAAAGCAAGTACATCAGCAGTTAATGCCGACACCTACATTAAAACCCTGTCCGCAAAGGATTGGAAGAAATTAAATATTCGCGATTCTGCAAAAGGCAAACTCAAGGGGCTCTTTCATTTCAAGACTGTTTACATTTGGGACAAAGCCTCCAATGCCGTTGAAAAACGTTTATTGGTTGTTTCGAAAAGAAAAACAAATGATTGCGTAGAGACTAAATATTCATTCACAAATGCCGAACTTGTCCAGTACACCGAACAAGCACTGGCATATATGCAGGCACAGCGTTTTTTTATAGAGCACAGTTTCAAAGAACAAAAGCAAATATTGGGGATGGACCATTTTCAGACTCGTAAATGGAAATCATGGTATCATCAAGTTGCATTAAATATGATTGTAGGCAGTTTTATGTTAAAGGAGAAAATTTTAAATCATGACCAGATTCCATTGCTTTCTGCAAGGGACATCATGGATTTTTTGGTATATAAGTTTTACCGTGAAATGACAGATGAGCGTATGTTGGAAAAATTGGAACATCGACACAAAAAAAGGCAACGGGATATAGATTACTGTTATTCAAAACAATAA
- a CDS encoding glutaminyl-peptide cyclotransferase, translated as MPTKLSVKSILIIFTVLTAFATCNDIPEGRKTISRKKAQPSKKHLDITKPKVNYKIVPGKEITFDWKWKDVKKSDSVVWYANKTRIAKLSKGEKVVVPTDLPVGIQHFILRSYLNDKQSSDQVLVEVLSEITPEKTRARIVQKLYHDPGAYTQGLEIHKDFIYESTGQYKESSMRKIDIETGKVIDIINLKDDIFGEGMTVIGDKIYQLTWQSNTGFVYDVNSFKQLYEFVYPTEGWGLTNDGESLIMSDGSYRLYYIDREYFTETRQISVYDQNGPVSRLNELEYINDKILANVYGEDFVLMIDPATGKVLQEIDLSMLKEKAKLPAKADVLNGIAWDADNEKLYATGKYWPVMFEITVEGINR; from the coding sequence ATGCCTACTAAACTCAGCGTTAAATCCATACTAATAATATTTACTGTCCTTACTGCTTTTGCAACATGCAACGATATTCCTGAGGGCCGAAAAACCATTTCACGAAAAAAAGCCCAACCTTCAAAAAAACATTTGGACATAACCAAACCCAAAGTCAACTACAAAATTGTCCCGGGTAAAGAGATTACCTTTGACTGGAAATGGAAAGATGTTAAAAAAAGTGACAGTGTGGTTTGGTATGCCAACAAAACACGCATTGCAAAACTGAGTAAAGGTGAAAAAGTTGTTGTACCTACAGACCTGCCCGTTGGCATACAACATTTTATTTTACGCAGTTATTTAAATGATAAGCAAAGCAGTGATCAGGTTCTTGTAGAAGTACTTTCCGAAATCACTCCTGAAAAAACCAGGGCCCGTATTGTGCAAAAGCTTTATCATGACCCGGGGGCTTATACACAAGGACTGGAAATACATAAAGATTTTATTTACGAAAGCACAGGCCAATACAAGGAAAGCTCCATGCGCAAGATTGATATTGAAACCGGAAAAGTTATTGACATTATCAATTTAAAAGATGATATTTTTGGGGAGGGCATGACAGTAATTGGCGATAAAATCTATCAACTTACCTGGCAGTCGAACACTGGATTTGTCTACGATGTAAATTCATTTAAACAATTGTATGAATTCGTCTATCCGACTGAAGGATGGGGTTTGACCAATGACGGAGAATCGCTCATTATGAGCGACGGCTCGTACAGGCTTTACTATATCGACCGCGAGTACTTCACAGAAACACGCCAAATTTCTGTATATGACCAAAATGGACCGGTTTCCCGGTTAAATGAACTGGAATACATTAATGATAAAATTTTGGCCAATGTATATGGAGAAGATTTTGTTTTGATGATAGACCCGGCTACAGGTAAGGTATTACAAGAAATTGACTTAAGCATGCTAAAAGAAAAAGCAAAATTACCTGCTAAGGCAGATGTTCTTAATGGCATAGCATGGGATGCAGACAATGAAAAACTATACGCTACCGGAAAATACTGGCCTGTGATGTTCGAAATTACAGTTGAAGGTATTAACCGATGA
- the pbpC gene encoding penicillin-binding protein 1C, producing MKSINNAKIKTWSIIIGSAVLLLFFIFSHKFLDYSNNYAQLIFSERGVLMNATLAADDQWRFSPTLDVPEKLEKAILTFEDKRFYHHPGVDPIAVARALWLNVRYMRKVSGASTLTMQLARLGRKKAPRSIGEKLLEMLIALRLELRYSKKEILGLWAARAPYGSNVVGFEAASWRYFGRSPDQLSWAEASLLAVLPNSPALIFPGRNQSRLEKKRNSLLEKLYEETIIDSLTWQLALDEPLPDRFYSMPRALPHLAQHIERLEGKRSSNRYVVSIDPLLQKRLAHLAARYQQQYARQMVRNIAIIVAETRTGKVLGYIGNAGDTKTPGVQVDVIQSLRSTGSLLKPFLYAGALSEGFIAPDELIKDLPVNYSGYSPKNYSNEFFGAVPASEALSRSLNVPMVRLLRRFGVDRFHRRLKEIGMTSLNKSSTHYGLSLILGGADATLFNLTGMYAGLGRLLIEYPRLSGRYNEKNYHKLSFSSSKNDERVYDEPPLTAGAVWYTLEAMRKLERPVGEGRWQQFSSSRRLAWKTGTSYGFRDAWAIGLDPEYTVGVWVGNADGEARDGLVGVLKAGPVLFDAFRLLPAAETWFPVPWDDIKSTEICKLSGMPAGDYCSKTRQMHIPHRSLRTGKCQYCRLVMLSEDLKERYFVQCAPDNIVDTTWFVLPPGMEWFYQRRHSRYNPLPPLSGACRKTGQDHNPIAFVYPHSGAKLVIPYDLSGKQQEVVFQAVHRYANSILFWYLDDRFITKTSNYHQIGITPEKGWHTLLVEDTKGFRKTLRFKIEEKNATRRSVQK from the coding sequence ATGAAATCTATCAATAATGCAAAAATAAAGACCTGGAGCATAATAATAGGCTCGGCTGTGCTTCTTTTATTTTTTATTTTTTCGCATAAATTTTTAGACTACAGTAACAACTACGCTCAACTTATTTTTAGTGAGCGTGGGGTGCTAATGAACGCAACTCTTGCAGCAGATGATCAGTGGCGTTTTTCACCCACACTTGATGTTCCGGAAAAACTGGAAAAAGCTATTCTGACTTTTGAAGATAAACGGTTTTATCACCATCCGGGAGTTGATCCAATTGCTGTTGCAAGGGCTTTGTGGCTAAATGTGCGCTATATGCGTAAAGTTAGCGGTGCTTCAACCCTAACCATGCAACTGGCCCGGCTGGGCCGTAAAAAAGCACCCAGGTCCATTGGCGAGAAATTGCTTGAAATGTTGATTGCATTGCGACTTGAGCTTCGGTACTCAAAAAAAGAAATTTTAGGTTTATGGGCTGCCAGGGCTCCTTACGGTAGCAATGTGGTGGGATTTGAAGCCGCATCATGGCGTTATTTCGGACGTAGCCCCGATCAGTTGTCATGGGCAGAAGCATCTTTACTTGCTGTGCTGCCTAATTCTCCTGCACTTATTTTTCCGGGTCGCAATCAGAGCCGCCTGGAGAAAAAACGCAATAGCTTGCTGGAAAAATTGTATGAAGAAACAATAATCGATTCACTTACCTGGCAGCTAGCGCTTGATGAACCTTTGCCAGATAGGTTTTACAGTATGCCCAGGGCTTTGCCGCATTTGGCTCAGCACATTGAGCGACTTGAAGGGAAGCGAAGTTCAAACCGTTATGTTGTCAGTATTGATCCCCTTTTACAAAAACGATTAGCGCATTTGGCTGCAAGATACCAGCAGCAATATGCACGGCAAATGGTAAGAAATATTGCAATTATTGTAGCTGAAACACGCACTGGTAAGGTGTTAGGTTATATTGGTAATGCAGGAGACACAAAAACCCCTGGAGTACAGGTCGATGTAATTCAATCTCTACGCAGCACAGGTTCATTGTTGAAACCATTTTTATACGCAGGAGCACTATCAGAAGGATTTATTGCACCAGATGAACTGATCAAAGACCTACCCGTGAATTATTCCGGTTACAGCCCCAAAAATTACAGTAATGAGTTTTTCGGCGCGGTACCTGCATCAGAGGCATTGTCACGCTCATTGAATGTGCCCATGGTACGTTTGCTCAGGAGGTTTGGTGTCGATCGGTTTCATCGCAGGTTAAAAGAAATCGGGATGACTTCATTGAACAAATCATCTACACATTACGGACTGTCATTGATTTTGGGCGGAGCAGATGCTACCTTGTTTAACCTGACGGGGATGTATGCCGGTTTGGGAAGGCTGTTAATAGAGTACCCCAGGTTATCGGGGCGCTATAATGAAAAAAATTACCACAAGTTAAGTTTTTCCAGTAGCAAAAATGATGAAAGAGTATATGATGAACCTCCCTTAACCGCCGGGGCTGTTTGGTACACACTTGAAGCTATGCGAAAGTTAGAAAGGCCTGTGGGCGAGGGGAGGTGGCAGCAATTTTCATCATCGCGCAGGCTGGCCTGGAAAACGGGCACAAGCTACGGATTTAGAGACGCCTGGGCCATTGGTTTGGATCCCGAATATACAGTTGGCGTTTGGGTCGGGAATGCCGATGGAGAAGCGCGAGACGGTTTGGTGGGTGTGCTTAAAGCAGGACCTGTACTTTTCGATGCTTTCAGACTGCTGCCGGCAGCAGAAACCTGGTTCCCTGTTCCCTGGGATGATATTAAAAGCACTGAAATATGTAAACTAAGTGGTATGCCGGCAGGAGACTATTGCAGTAAAACCAGGCAAATGCATATTCCACACCGAAGTTTACGTACAGGGAAATGCCAGTATTGTCGTCTGGTAATGCTTTCAGAAGACCTTAAAGAGCGCTATTTTGTACAGTGTGCACCTGATAATATTGTGGATACAACATGGTTTGTTTTACCACCGGGAATGGAGTGGTTCTATCAGCGCAGACACAGTCGCTATAACCCTTTACCACCTTTGTCAGGAGCTTGCCGGAAAACAGGTCAGGATCATAACCCTATAGCATTTGTATATCCACATTCAGGTGCGAAATTGGTGATACCATACGATTTGAGCGGTAAGCAACAGGAAGTAGTATTTCAGGCTGTACATCGATATGCAAATTCGATTTTATTTTGGTATCTTGATGATCGTTTTATTACAAAAACCAGTAATTACCATCAAATTGGCATAACACCCGAAAAAGGTTGGCATACGCTACTGGTGGAAGATACAAAGGGTTTTCGTAAAACATTAAGATTTAAAATTGAAGAAAAAAATGCAACGCGACGCAGCGTTCAAAAATAA
- a CDS encoding alanine/glycine:cation symporter family protein produces the protein MQQINDFLLTLHSYLGGHPWFVFLLLGTGLFFTLYLRFPQIRYFKHAIRVVKGKYAKEDDEGDTSHFQALATALSGTVGTGNIAGVALAIHLGGPAALFWMLVTAFFGMTLKFVEITLSHKYRDFTSDGTVSGGPMYYMRKRLNMKWLAAFFAIATVLSSFGSGSLPQINSISNSVFATFGVDHVITGIIMALLLGFVIIGGIRRIARVTEKLVPGMALIYIIGAFAVIAYNYNNIGPAFAAIFTDVINGTSAVGGFIGASFAFAFNNGVNRGLFSNEAGQGSAAIAHASARTKEPVSEGLVGLLGPFIDTIIICTITGLVLLSSGVWSKKVQNEFQETDIVVLDRQYDPSSEADHQEMKNYLMEKGDAGMFTGTLNVVDGEIENKNTLLHARSVAEDVKVYKNANPYTGKIKVDAGMLDTQSGEIVLKGKSLIHSAPLTAEAFTKSYFGDYGQYIISIGLILFAFSTAISWSYYGDRSIIYLFGSKYVIWYRLAYVVAFFFASFTDTSIIWSLSYLTVVFMAIPNLFGILMLRKEARSTIKKYWFDFKKEFPNEKSPE, from the coding sequence ATGCAACAAATTAACGATTTTTTACTCACTCTGCACAGTTATTTGGGTGGTCATCCGTGGTTTGTATTTCTTTTATTAGGTACCGGATTGTTTTTTACCCTGTATTTAAGATTTCCTCAGATTCGATATTTTAAACATGCTATTCGAGTCGTGAAAGGGAAATATGCCAAAGAGGATGATGAAGGAGATACATCTCATTTTCAGGCATTAGCTACAGCACTATCTGGGACTGTTGGTACCGGAAATATAGCCGGAGTAGCCCTTGCCATTCATTTGGGTGGGCCGGCAGCCCTGTTTTGGATGTTGGTGACTGCCTTCTTTGGAATGACACTGAAATTTGTTGAAATCACCCTTTCTCATAAATATCGCGACTTTACTTCAGACGGTACAGTTTCAGGTGGACCAATGTACTACATGCGCAAGCGCTTAAACATGAAGTGGCTGGCTGCTTTTTTTGCTATTGCTACTGTATTGTCATCATTTGGATCGGGAAGTTTACCTCAAATTAATTCCATTTCGAACTCGGTTTTTGCAACTTTTGGAGTGGACCATGTCATTACGGGTATAATTATGGCGCTGTTGCTCGGATTTGTAATTATTGGAGGAATCAGAAGAATTGCGAGGGTTACAGAAAAGCTCGTACCTGGTATGGCTTTGATTTATATAATCGGTGCTTTTGCTGTAATAGCTTATAATTATAATAATATCGGACCTGCCTTTGCAGCTATTTTTACAGATGTTATTAATGGTACATCAGCAGTGGGAGGTTTTATAGGCGCTAGTTTTGCTTTCGCTTTTAATAATGGCGTAAACAGAGGACTTTTTTCCAATGAAGCAGGACAGGGGTCAGCAGCTATTGCTCACGCAAGCGCCAGAACAAAAGAGCCCGTTTCAGAAGGTTTGGTAGGTTTGTTAGGACCATTTATCGATACAATTATTATTTGTACCATCACCGGTTTGGTGTTGCTTTCATCTGGTGTGTGGTCTAAAAAAGTTCAGAATGAATTTCAGGAAACCGACATCGTAGTGCTTGACCGCCAATATGATCCTTCCAGTGAAGCCGATCACCAGGAAATGAAAAATTATCTGATGGAAAAGGGTGATGCGGGGATGTTTACTGGTACTTTGAACGTGGTTGATGGGGAGATCGAAAATAAAAATACACTATTGCACGCTCGATCAGTGGCTGAAGATGTAAAAGTTTATAAAAATGCCAATCCCTATACGGGGAAAATTAAAGTTGATGCCGGAATGCTCGACACCCAAAGTGGCGAAATTGTGTTAAAAGGTAAATCGTTAATTCATAGTGCCCCCTTGACGGCGGAAGCTTTCACTAAAAGTTATTTTGGCGATTATGGACAATACATAATTTCAATAGGATTGATCCTTTTTGCCTTTTCAACTGCCATTTCGTGGTCGTATTATGGCGATCGTTCTATAATTTATTTGTTCGGATCAAAATATGTTATATGGTACCGTTTAGCCTATGTGGTGGCTTTCTTTTTTGCCAGCTTTACCGATACTTCAATCATTTGGAGTTTATCTTATCTGACAGTCGTATTTATGGCCATTCCGAACCTTTTCGGCATTTTAATGCTACGTAAAGAGGCACGGTCAACGATTAAAAAATACTGGTTCGACTTTAAAAAGGAATTCCCGAATGAGAAGTCTCCTGAATAA
- a CDS encoding RNA polymerase sigma factor, whose product MYNASLRIVQDTQEAEDIMQESFITAFEKLDTYKGEVPIGAWLRRIVVNRSLDALRKRKVEFETPDVIKDEPEEDDNEMQFDLSINDVKACINELPDNYRAVLSLYLLEGYDHEEISQILNITNSTSRSQYARARKKLQVKVKEKMQTLS is encoded by the coding sequence ATGTATAATGCCAGTTTACGCATTGTGCAAGATACACAGGAAGCTGAGGATATAATGCAGGAATCGTTTATTACTGCATTTGAAAAACTGGATACTTATAAAGGTGAAGTACCCATTGGAGCATGGCTAAGACGCATAGTTGTAAACCGATCGCTCGACGCGCTTAGAAAGAGAAAGGTTGAATTTGAGACACCTGATGTGATTAAAGATGAACCAGAAGAAGATGATAATGAAATGCAATTTGACCTCAGTATTAATGATGTAAAAGCCTGTATAAATGAATTGCCAGATAATTACAGAGCAGTTTTATCGCTCTATTTACTCGAAGGCTACGATCATGAAGAGATTAGTCAAATATTAAATATAACCAATTCAACTTCACGCTCGCAATATGCTAGAGCAAGAAAAAAATTGCAGGTGAAAGTAAAAGAAAAGATGCAAACATTAAGTTAA
- a CDS encoding T9SS type A sorting domain-containing protein, with protein MKQILLTVFLTAIFATGTIAQSVILGFRADGVVGGTPPVYSMDSLWQFGIPNKPEFILDSSSLGPYRLCTDTSEYIRDTGRWEMYFGVNRDTLDFINNCIHMSSIYTHSAIFSGIPDSTGLLIEVSPDSVHWYNLLDMEDEAAYIDFTGISTDFGTQAWIDSVGYLDGKPVWFPQSEWVDQFAVELYHDWTLQDAGSVMQTHLRLTYISKTSTPHAGIAFLSPEIFFWVWCEGIRIEETRGKLQANLYPNPVTECSKFELPNNTQFPINLTIMDPNGRILHQQIVQEGNTIPFPRINLGEGIYMYSLVDAGKKFLSGKFIIEQ; from the coding sequence ATGAAACAAATTCTTTTAACCGTATTTTTAACCGCTATTTTCGCCACGGGAACAATAGCCCAAAGTGTCATATTGGGATTCAGGGCAGATGGGGTTGTTGGAGGAACGCCTCCGGTTTATTCCATGGACAGTCTTTGGCAGTTCGGGATCCCGAATAAACCAGAATTCATCTTGGATTCTTCGTCATTGGGACCGTATAGGCTATGCACAGACACCAGCGAATACATCCGCGACACCGGCCGCTGGGAGATGTATTTCGGTGTAAACCGCGACACACTGGATTTTATTAACAATTGTATCCATATGTCCTCTATTTATACACATAGTGCAATATTTAGTGGTATACCGGACAGTACAGGACTTTTGATAGAAGTATCACCTGACAGTGTGCACTGGTACAATCTTCTGGATATGGAAGATGAAGCAGCATATATTGATTTTACAGGGATCTCAACAGACTTTGGGACACAAGCATGGATAGACTCAGTTGGTTATCTTGATGGAAAACCAGTGTGGTTCCCTCAATCAGAATGGGTTGACCAGTTTGCTGTTGAGTTGTACCATGATTGGACTTTACAGGATGCAGGTTCAGTAATGCAAACACATTTAAGGCTAACTTATATAAGTAAAACTTCAACGCCTCATGCTGGTATTGCCTTTCTTTCACCGGAGATTTTCTTCTGGGTTTGGTGCGAAGGAATTAGAATTGAAGAGACCCGGGGCAAACTACAAGCAAACCTCTACCCTAATCCGGTCACGGAATGCTCCAAATTTGAACTACCAAACAATACTCAATTCCCGATAAATTTAACCATTATGGACCCTAACGGCCGGATACTACACCAGCAAATTGTACAAGAAGGGAATACGATTCCATTTCCACGCATCAATTTAGGAGAAGGGATTTATATGTACAGTCTGGTAGATGCCGGTAAAAAATTCTTAAGCGGAAAGTTTATTATTGAACAATAA
- a CDS encoding AAA family ATPase, which yields MDNILLQYLSERVRKEQDQTQREPGPVITISRQYGCYGSEIARLLSEQLNTTIKEKRGEYQWKWIAKEVLDEAAKTLETDPSKIAHVFAANERSFFEDMAIAFSIKRYARDPQIKRLISNIVKKYAEQGHAIIVGRAGCVLAKHIKKSLHVRLIAPDQYRINQIMKRFNLDKKAAIKRIKERDEQRKKFMKFYKGDKPEAEMFDLILNRDKLSNQEIVQTIERCAELRKLT from the coding sequence ATGGACAACATTCTTTTGCAATACCTTAGTGAGCGTGTTCGTAAAGAACAAGATCAGACCCAACGCGAACCGGGTCCTGTAATTACCATTTCACGACAATATGGATGCTATGGAAGTGAAATTGCACGACTACTATCTGAACAGCTGAACACTACAATAAAAGAAAAGCGGGGAGAATACCAGTGGAAATGGATTGCAAAAGAGGTGTTAGATGAAGCTGCAAAGACCCTTGAAACTGACCCTTCAAAAATAGCGCATGTTTTCGCCGCCAACGAACGGTCCTTTTTTGAGGATATGGCCATTGCTTTTTCAATAAAACGATATGCCAGAGATCCTCAAATAAAAAGATTAATTAGCAATATTGTCAAAAAATATGCTGAACAAGGTCATGCAATCATTGTAGGCCGTGCAGGCTGCGTATTGGCAAAACACATTAAAAAATCATTGCATGTAAGATTAATAGCCCCTGATCAATACAGAATAAATCAAATAATGAAAAGGTTTAACCTTGATAAAAAAGCAGCTATTAAACGCATAAAAGAACGCGACGAACAACGCAAAAAATTTATGAAGTTTTACAAGGGAGATAAGCCTGAGGCCGAAATGTTTGATTTAATTTTAAATCGCGACAAATTATCGAATCAGGAAATTGTGCAAACAATAGAGCGCTGTGCAGAATTAAGAAAACTTACCTGA
- the citD gene encoding citrate lyase acyl carrier protein, with product MKPKHKAQAGTFESSDIMVLIEPINDGEENSIELSSNVDKHFSQQIKNAINQVLEAYDISGVHLIAKDKGALTPTIKARVETAVKRSLDMQKGTLQ from the coding sequence ATGAAACCAAAACATAAAGCCCAGGCCGGCACGTTTGAATCGAGTGACATCATGGTGCTTATTGAACCCATAAACGATGGTGAAGAAAACTCAATTGAACTCTCTTCGAATGTAGACAAACACTTTTCGCAACAAATAAAAAATGCGATAAACCAGGTTTTAGAAGCATACGATATAAGTGGCGTCCATCTTATTGCCAAAGATAAAGGTGCACTTACGCCTACAATCAAAGCGCGTGTAGAGACTGCTGTAAAAAGATCGCTTGACATGCAAAAAGGAACTTTGCAATAA